From Paenibacillus sp. V4I7, one genomic window encodes:
- a CDS encoding Gfo/Idh/MocA family protein encodes MKKRYALVGTGGRAEFFYGAIVKDFQETSELVAICDINQTRMNFTNGLLVNKYEYNAVPTYKADQFEEMIRKEKPDYVIVTSVDRTHHTYIIKAMELGCDVISEKPMTVDEEKCQEILDTIKRTGRQLRVTFNYRYAPHNTKIRELIMDGTIGDVHSVHFEWLLNTEHGADYFRRWHRDKRNGGGLLVHKSTHHFDLVNFWLGTRPETVFAMGGLMFYGRENAEKRGVTKFYQRATGNENAIGDPFALHLDKNKNLKGLYLDAEHEDGYQRDQSVFGDGISIEDTMGVMVRYKNKAILTYSLNAYMPWEGFNVQINGSKGRIEMRVVEKSYVNSGGRKDEEGALKEKTIRVFPMFEAPYRVQIEEGVGGHGGGDPVLLKDIFDKPSEDRFERAASHVDGAMSILTGIAGNISLRTGQPVAVDKLVTF; translated from the coding sequence ATGAAAAAACGTTATGCACTAGTCGGTACCGGAGGAAGAGCGGAATTTTTCTATGGCGCCATTGTAAAGGATTTTCAAGAAACGTCAGAGCTAGTTGCGATTTGCGATATAAATCAAACGAGAATGAATTTTACAAATGGCTTACTCGTCAATAAATATGAATATAACGCTGTTCCCACGTATAAAGCGGATCAGTTCGAGGAAATGATTCGTAAAGAAAAGCCTGATTATGTCATTGTTACCTCCGTTGATCGTACGCATCATACGTATATTATCAAGGCGATGGAGCTTGGTTGCGATGTTATTTCGGAAAAACCGATGACTGTGGATGAAGAGAAATGTCAAGAAATTCTCGATACGATTAAACGTACAGGGCGGCAGCTTCGTGTGACATTCAATTACCGTTACGCTCCGCATAATACGAAAATTCGTGAGTTAATCATGGATGGGACGATTGGAGATGTTCATTCCGTACATTTTGAGTGGTTGCTGAATACTGAGCATGGCGCGGATTATTTCCGTAGATGGCATAGAGATAAGCGCAATGGCGGGGGCTTGCTTGTACACAAATCAACGCATCATTTTGATCTTGTGAACTTCTGGTTAGGGACGCGTCCGGAGACGGTTTTTGCGATGGGCGGCTTGATGTTTTATGGCAGGGAAAATGCCGAAAAGCGCGGTGTGACCAAATTTTATCAACGTGCGACAGGGAATGAAAACGCGATAGGTGATCCTTTTGCGCTTCATTTAGATAAAAATAAAAACCTCAAGGGTCTATATTTAGATGCGGAACACGAAGATGGCTACCAACGCGATCAGAGCGTTTTCGGCGATGGAATTAGTATTGAAGATACAATGGGCGTTATGGTCCGATATAAAAACAAAGCCATTCTCACCTACTCGCTTAATGCTTATATGCCTTGGGAAGGCTTTAATGTGCAAATCAATGGCAGCAAGGGTCGTATCGAGATGAGAGTTGTCGAGAAATCGTACGTCAATTCCGGTGGTCGGAAAGACGAAGAAGGTGCTTTGAAAGAAAAGACGATCAGGGTATTTCCGATGTTCGAGGCTCCTTACAGAGTGCAAATAGAAGAAGGTGTTGGCGGACATGGCGGCGGTGACCCTGTTCTCCTAAAGGATATTTTTGATAAACCATCAGAGGATCGCTTCGAGCGAGCGGCTTCTCACGTGGATGGGGCGATGTCGATTTTGACCGGTATTGCCGGGAATATTTCTCTGCGTACGGGGCAACCGGTTGCAGTGGATAAATTGGTTACTTTTTAA
- a CDS encoding dienelactone hydrolase family protein has protein sequence MWNPDSIMENLYLSYENKRLQQKRAENAEQTKIRLKRRLVKSLDIALEEQDELRPVLLERTELEDHIRERIEFGTVWGFRVPAYVLLPKRMTKRTAAVLALHGHGYGSRQIVGLHPDGTENTGKPDLHGNYALELVKRGFIVVVPEIIGFGDRRLAADQNDGQVGNSSCQTLASHLLLYGISLAGLRVQEARRALDYVLSREDVDPASVGCFGFSGGGLVAAYTAAIDERIKATVLCAFVNTFKGSIMQIRHCIDNYLPGVLEYSELPELLGLLVPRPLFIESGQQDPIFPIKTVEVAIQYLRQVYAEAGAGEKLGVHLFEGVHEVNGSQAYPWLVEALGS, from the coding sequence TTGTGGAATCCAGATTCAATCATGGAAAATCTCTATCTCTCCTATGAGAATAAACGTCTGCAGCAGAAACGGGCCGAGAACGCCGAACAGACCAAGATTAGATTGAAGCGGCGCCTGGTCAAGTCTCTAGATATAGCTTTGGAAGAACAAGATGAGCTTCGTCCTGTTCTCCTAGAGCGCACCGAGCTTGAAGATCATATTCGTGAGCGTATCGAGTTCGGTACGGTCTGGGGGTTTCGAGTTCCCGCCTATGTGCTGTTACCAAAAAGGATGACCAAACGAACAGCAGCGGTGCTGGCTTTGCACGGACATGGCTACGGTAGTCGGCAGATTGTTGGACTCCATCCGGATGGGACTGAAAACACAGGTAAGCCGGATCTTCACGGCAATTATGCCTTGGAATTGGTGAAGCGCGGATTCATAGTGGTCGTACCTGAGATCATCGGATTCGGAGATCGAAGACTCGCTGCGGATCAGAATGATGGGCAAGTCGGAAATTCTTCCTGTCAAACACTTGCGTCACATCTGCTTTTATATGGCATATCGTTGGCAGGATTGCGTGTGCAAGAGGCGCGGCGGGCGCTCGATTATGTGTTGTCACGCGAGGATGTGGATCCAGCAAGTGTGGGATGCTTCGGTTTCTCGGGTGGCGGACTTGTCGCCGCATATACAGCAGCGATAGATGAACGAATCAAAGCCACGGTACTGTGCGCCTTTGTGAATACATTCAAAGGAAGCATTATGCAGATCCGCCACTGCATCGACAATTACTTGCCAGGTGTTTTGGAATATTCGGAGCTCCCCGAATTACTCGGGTTACTTGTTCCTCGTCCGCTGTTCATTGAATCTGGCCAGCAGGATCCTATTTTTCCGATAAAAACAGTGGAAGTGGCGATTCAGTATTTGCGTCAAGTGTACGCTGAAGCGGGTGCGGGTGAAAAGTTAGGGGTTCATCTCTTTGAAGGTGTTCATGAAGTGAATGGGAGTCAGGCCTACCCTTGGCTGGTTGAGGCTTTGGGATCTTAA
- a CDS encoding DUF1273 domain-containing protein, with the protein MKRVLITGYKASELGIFSLKHPGIPIIKKAIKKRLIALMDEGLEWVVVSGQWGVELWAAEAVLELRGGAYPELKLAVVTPFLEQEEKWSDDKKNSYNSVMERANYVNSVTKTKYEGPWQFKERDKFLLRNSDGIILVYDEDTEGSPKFMKQQAVQIATNHAYPIITINAYDLQNIAEDEQGDQSGDLAGDFDFADAGNPTDFEEI; encoded by the coding sequence TTGAAACGAGTCTTAATAACGGGTTATAAAGCATCTGAGCTGGGCATTTTTTCTTTAAAGCACCCAGGCATTCCGATTATCAAAAAAGCGATCAAAAAGAGACTCATCGCACTTATGGATGAAGGATTAGAATGGGTCGTTGTGAGTGGACAATGGGGGGTCGAATTGTGGGCGGCTGAGGCTGTGCTTGAACTCCGAGGAGGAGCCTACCCAGAGCTGAAATTAGCTGTCGTTACCCCTTTTCTTGAGCAAGAAGAAAAATGGAGCGATGATAAGAAAAATAGCTATAACAGTGTCATGGAACGCGCGAATTACGTGAACAGCGTGACAAAAACCAAATATGAAGGACCTTGGCAGTTCAAGGAACGAGATAAGTTTCTGCTCCGTAATTCGGACGGCATCATTCTTGTTTATGATGAAGATACAGAGGGCTCTCCAAAATTCATGAAACAACAGGCAGTACAGATAGCGACGAATCATGCTTACCCGATTATCACAATTAATGCCTATGATTTGCAAAATATCGCCGAAGATGAACAGGGTGACCAGTCGGGAGATCTGGCTGGAGACTTCGATTTCGCCGACGCCGGCAACCCTACGGATTTTGAAGAAATATAA
- a CDS encoding MFS transporter, with protein sequence MAFSWKRNLITLWIGVFFCGMAYTISVPFLPIFLHTELGIDKGLEAWSGITFGITFLASALIAPFWGSLADKYGRKPMLIRSGFSLSVLYFATFFVHDPYVFLVVRILQGLLAGFVPASIALIATNTPEKEVGYALGVMSTAGAAGSVIGPLVGGFVSHWVGNRESFLVSGCVVLIAAFIGLFGAKETNFNRSAARSSVMDDLKSAAHNRPFMMILGVTMLVATSVMIVEPLLTIYVLQMGGSQSSASLSSGIIFSAVGVATVIAAPRWGKLGQKITYSKTLFIGLIGGGIGNLLQLGTHHLLAFGILRFSYGLFFAAVYPALNALIVKFTDSSFRGRAFSLNQSATQLGTMSGPIIGGFLGGWFGIPLVFAINGLALICVAFFFKYRGPKVVAVPSSSPE encoded by the coding sequence TTGGCATTTTCCTGGAAACGTAATCTCATCACTTTATGGATTGGTGTATTTTTCTGCGGAATGGCGTATACGATCTCTGTTCCTTTCTTACCTATCTTTCTGCACACGGAGCTTGGCATTGATAAAGGGCTGGAAGCATGGTCGGGTATTACGTTTGGCATCACCTTTTTGGCTAGCGCGCTAATCGCGCCTTTTTGGGGCTCTTTGGCGGATAAGTATGGCCGCAAACCGATGCTGATTCGCTCAGGCTTCAGCCTAAGCGTTCTTTATTTTGCGACCTTTTTCGTCCATGATCCTTACGTATTTCTGGTCGTTCGGATTCTTCAGGGGTTGCTTGCCGGTTTTGTACCTGCTTCCATTGCCTTAATAGCCACGAACACGCCTGAAAAAGAAGTTGGTTATGCGCTGGGGGTTATGTCAACGGCAGGAGCCGCCGGAAGTGTCATCGGTCCGCTGGTAGGCGGATTCGTCAGCCACTGGGTGGGAAACCGAGAATCGTTCCTAGTCTCGGGGTGTGTCGTCTTAATTGCAGCCTTCATCGGGCTGTTTGGGGCTAAGGAAACGAACTTTAACCGCTCGGCTGCGAGATCGAGTGTTATGGATGATTTGAAGTCAGCTGCTCATAACCGCCCATTCATGATGATTCTAGGTGTCACCATGTTGGTGGCAACTTCGGTCATGATTGTCGAGCCGCTGCTTACCATCTATGTGCTGCAAATGGGCGGCAGCCAAAGCTCAGCTTCGCTGAGTTCAGGCATTATTTTCTCAGCGGTGGGAGTCGCAACCGTCATTGCAGCACCGAGATGGGGGAAACTCGGACAGAAAATCACCTACTCCAAAACATTGTTCATCGGCCTAATTGGCGGAGGAATAGGGAATCTACTTCAGTTGGGCACTCACCATTTGCTGGCCTTTGGTATTCTGAGGTTTAGCTATGGGTTATTTTTTGCTGCCGTCTACCCGGCATTAAACGCACTTATTGTGAAATTTACGGATTCCAGCTTTAGAGGCCGAGCGTTTAGCTTAAATCAATCCGCTACACAGCTTGGAACCATGAGCGGTCCGATTATCGGTGGCTTTTTGGGCGGCTGGTTCGGTATTCCGCTTGTTTTTGCCATCAACGGTTTGGCGCTTATCTGTGTGGCCTTCTTCTTCAAATATCGCGGTCCCAAAGTGGTGGCCGTTCCATCATCTTCACCAGAGTAA
- a CDS encoding mannose-1-phosphate guanylyltransferase produces the protein MNKFATILAGGGGTRFWPLSRQEIPKQLLNISGNDIMLNDTIERFKGIIPQENTVIVTNRSQAVLLESIMHSSVSKSNILIEPVARNTAASILFAALSIEKSYGDSLMVVLPSDHYITDEEQFRLTLDEACTVAMKTDKIVTIGIKPTFPSTGYGYIAFDKEPISSNPVAVYEVAEFVEKPNFQKAQGYLSSGNYLWNSGIFIWKTSVIIDNFKRYLPRLYKTMLPISDYLGTDQAEEIINNIYPTLQNISIDYGILERSDEVVVLSGQFGWNDIGSWDALGAIFPPDPSGNIIKANHMGIDTRNSIIYGNGRLITTIGVDGFIIADTGDALLICPKDKAQSVKDIVDLLKEKGMTEYI, from the coding sequence ATGAATAAATTTGCTACCATCCTTGCTGGCGGGGGCGGAACTCGCTTCTGGCCGCTGTCTAGACAAGAGATTCCGAAGCAGCTTCTAAACATAAGCGGAAATGATATTATGCTAAACGATACAATCGAACGATTCAAAGGCATTATCCCACAAGAAAATACCGTTATTGTTACGAATCGTTCTCAAGCGGTTCTGCTGGAGAGCATCATGCATAGCAGTGTTTCGAAAAGCAACATTTTGATCGAGCCCGTTGCCAGAAACACGGCTGCAAGCATACTTTTCGCGGCGTTATCTATAGAAAAATCATACGGTGATTCCTTAATGGTCGTCTTGCCTTCCGATCATTATATAACCGATGAAGAACAATTTCGGCTTACGTTAGACGAAGCCTGTACGGTTGCGATGAAGACGGACAAAATCGTTACCATCGGAATTAAACCGACATTTCCATCGACTGGGTACGGTTATATCGCCTTTGATAAAGAACCTATCTCTTCAAATCCTGTTGCCGTATACGAAGTAGCTGAATTTGTAGAAAAACCGAACTTTCAGAAAGCGCAAGGCTATCTGTCATCAGGTAATTATTTATGGAATAGCGGCATTTTCATTTGGAAAACTTCCGTCATTATTGATAATTTCAAACGTTACCTGCCTCGGCTCTATAAGACAATGCTTCCAATCAGCGATTATCTGGGCACGGATCAGGCAGAGGAAATCATTAATAACATCTATCCGACGCTTCAAAACATTTCGATTGATTACGGGATCCTTGAGCGCTCTGATGAAGTCGTTGTTCTGTCTGGTCAATTTGGCTGGAATGATATCGGCAGCTGGGATGCGCTCGGCGCGATCTTCCCACCGGATCCATCGGGAAACATTATTAAAGCAAATCATATGGGCATAGATACACGAAATTCGATCATATACGGAAATGGCAGACTAATCACGACAATTGGCGTAGACGGCTTCATTATAGCGGATACTGGGGATGCACTTTTGATATGTCCCAAAGACAAAGCACAATCTGTTAAAGATATCGTTGACCTGCTGAAGGAAAAAGGAATGACTGAGTATATTTAG
- a CDS encoding glycosyltransferase, translated as MQVQTILQFKSDYMRRITDDTGIFQHTKFGVPDRSKGYTTDDNARALIAAVLLYSSQKDSSTLDLIHTYVSFIHHAQNTDGNFRNFMDYNRSFMEDSGSEDCQGRTLWALGFALAHSSFLPDNVLNTCRYLINQALPHIEKLGSPRAGAYAIIGLSYLIETPDALTYSFPYLHTPSTAEEKAFLPRAFIINVIEKIAVRLHNQYIHNKGNGWNWFEDSLTYGNSMLPWALLKASHISENISLKETAKESLDFLVSKTFAKEGYYKPIGSHGWQLRGEKAALYDEQPIEACEMLLACKEAAIVLHDPAYLKIAALCYEWYLGHNSLKISLIDPQTGACYDGIHATGLNLNQGSESIISFSIAHLVMHHE; from the coding sequence ATGCAAGTACAAACGATACTGCAGTTTAAGTCCGATTACATGCGCAGGATAACGGATGATACAGGCATTTTTCAACATACCAAGTTTGGAGTACCTGACCGGTCGAAAGGTTATACGACGGATGATAACGCACGAGCATTAATCGCAGCCGTTTTATTGTATAGCAGCCAAAAAGACTCCAGCACGTTAGACCTCATTCATACTTATGTTTCCTTCATTCACCACGCACAGAATACAGATGGAAATTTTAGAAACTTCATGGATTATAACCGTTCATTCATGGAGGATAGCGGCTCTGAGGATTGTCAAGGACGCACACTATGGGCATTAGGATTCGCGCTCGCCCATTCCTCCTTTCTGCCTGATAATGTACTTAATACCTGCCGTTATTTAATCAATCAGGCATTACCGCATATTGAGAAGCTAGGTTCTCCTCGTGCTGGAGCCTATGCGATAATCGGTCTAAGTTATTTAATAGAAACCCCTGATGCTTTAACTTACTCCTTCCCCTATCTCCACACCCCAAGCACCGCAGAAGAAAAGGCTTTTCTACCAAGAGCATTCATCATCAATGTGATCGAAAAAATAGCGGTCCGACTGCACAATCAATATATTCACAATAAGGGTAACGGTTGGAATTGGTTTGAAGACAGCCTTACCTACGGAAACTCCATGCTGCCATGGGCACTTTTAAAAGCATCACATATCTCGGAAAACATTAGTTTGAAGGAAACTGCTAAGGAAAGCCTGGATTTTCTAGTATCCAAAACCTTTGCTAAAGAAGGTTATTATAAGCCGATTGGCAGCCATGGCTGGCAGTTGCGAGGTGAAAAGGCCGCTCTCTACGACGAACAGCCGATTGAGGCCTGTGAAATGCTTCTTGCTTGTAAAGAAGCCGCGATCGTGCTCCATGACCCAGCTTATCTGAAGATAGCAGCCTTATGCTATGAATGGTATTTAGGCCATAATTCATTAAAAATCTCTCTCATTGACCCTCAAACTGGAGCTTGTTACGATGGCATCCATGCCACAGGGCTGAACCTTAATCAAGGCTCTGAGAGCATCATTTCCTTCTCCATTGCCCATTTGGTGATGCATCATGAATAA
- a CDS encoding glycosyltransferase family 4 protein, which translates to MKYTSSNRNIVFLGTSLPRECGIATFTQDLLDELQHIKGFNKPRIIAINNNETYDYHEQVMREIDQHKLSDYIETADYLNSSDVDLLVIQHEFGIYGGESGEYLIPFVERLTIPFVVIFHTVLTKPSAKQRHIMNRVAELSVKVVTMAQSTVTDLISIYGVDAAKIAFIHHGVPHVQTGSRSELKEQYGFADRKILSTFGFLSPGKGIEYSIEAMRGVVKQHPDSLYIIWGKTHPVVKQETGEVYRQKLMCLVEEFDLTRNVRFVDKLLTQDEVIQSLVMSDIYMTPYLGKDQAVSGTLAYGVGYGRVIVSTPYRYAEEMLAEGRGLLANFRDSASLEACILQLLNDPTRITEMENRTLELGKTMLWNEIAKTYAAIFQEKTLDSGSTKVNPYDASFAKVKHLGVI; encoded by the coding sequence ATGAAGTATACAAGCAGCAATCGGAATATCGTTTTTCTTGGCACCAGCCTGCCGAGAGAATGCGGCATAGCTACATTTACTCAAGATTTATTAGATGAACTACAGCACATCAAAGGCTTTAACAAGCCTCGTATCATTGCAATCAATAACAACGAAACTTATGACTATCATGAGCAAGTGATGAGGGAAATTGACCAACATAAGCTATCAGATTATATAGAAACAGCCGATTATCTTAACTCGTCAGACGTTGATCTTCTCGTTATCCAGCATGAATTCGGTATATACGGCGGAGAAAGTGGAGAATACTTGATTCCATTCGTCGAGAGGCTGACTATACCGTTTGTCGTCATTTTTCATACCGTGTTAACGAAACCTTCTGCCAAGCAGCGTCACATCATGAATCGAGTTGCAGAGCTAAGTGTTAAAGTTGTCACGATGGCGCAATCTACAGTAACCGATTTAATCTCCATTTATGGCGTTGATGCCGCCAAAATCGCTTTCATTCACCATGGCGTCCCCCATGTCCAAACCGGTTCAAGATCAGAACTCAAAGAGCAATATGGCTTTGCAGATCGGAAAATTTTATCCACCTTTGGCTTTTTAAGCCCTGGTAAAGGAATTGAATACAGCATTGAGGCCATGCGCGGAGTGGTCAAACAGCACCCGGATTCTCTCTATATCATTTGGGGGAAAACACATCCGGTCGTTAAACAAGAAACAGGCGAGGTATACAGACAAAAGCTGATGTGTCTTGTGGAAGAATTTGATTTAACGCGTAACGTTCGCTTCGTCGACAAGCTACTAACGCAGGATGAAGTCATTCAATCCCTGGTCATGTCAGATATTTATATGACTCCTTATTTAGGAAAGGATCAAGCTGTTAGCGGAACATTGGCATACGGAGTTGGTTATGGAAGGGTTATTGTCTCCACACCATACCGTTATGCCGAGGAAATGCTGGCAGAGGGCAGGGGCTTACTGGCCAACTTCCGCGATTCAGCCTCCTTGGAAGCTTGCATCCTTCAATTACTGAATGATCCTACTAGAATAACGGAAATGGAAAATCGTACGCTCGAACTCGGAAAAACCATGCTGTGGAACGAAATTGCCAAAACCTATGCCGCTATCTTCCAAGAAAAAACACTAGATTCAGGGTCAACTAAAGTAAATCCTTACGATGCCAGCTTTGCTAAAGTAAAACACTTAGGAGTGATTTAA
- a CDS encoding helix-turn-helix transcriptional regulator — MSVIRSKLKEVMENHDPKLSIRKLAKEINYHFDSVRRMYKDEMVQYPRDLLLKLCLYFNVQPGQLIGIEMDVESDWTIDASMHYQEDVNDKEIDNNR; from the coding sequence GTGTCAGTCATACGCAGTAAACTAAAAGAAGTCATGGAAAATCACGACCCCAAATTATCTATACGTAAGCTCGCTAAAGAGATTAACTATCACTTTGACTCCGTTCGGCGTATGTATAAGGATGAGATGGTACAGTATCCTAGGGATTTATTGCTGAAGCTTTGTCTGTATTTTAATGTCCAGCCTGGGCAGCTCATTGGCATCGAAATGGATGTGGAAAGTGATTGGACGATAGATGCATCGATGCATTATCAGGAGGACGTCAATGACAAGGAAATCGATAACAACAGATAG
- a CDS encoding DUF1861 family protein, producing the protein MTRKSITTDSCKQLLETFYANPRLTKVQKLVFSGVGNRDVYNITAPFQYDGEEFILGRVEERDSEFSQVFFFTCKNQVWSPRIHTHTYNLQDPCMTIIKGELIVGGVEVITAVDNPNKIVSWVTQFYRGFQIDSLCHFSSGPGTMKDIRLIELNDGRVGVFTRPQGARGGRGQIGFTIINSLEELNEQTFINAEILREQFVSEEWGGANEAHLLGNGHIGVLGHIACFDTVGNKHYYSMVFSINPETCEKTPMKIIAARSDFPRGPGKRPDLEDVIFSGGLIRLGNGRAVLSVGVSDAEAYQIEIPDPFMEYE; encoded by the coding sequence ATGACAAGGAAATCGATAACAACAGATAGCTGTAAACAGCTTCTGGAAACCTTTTATGCAAACCCCAGATTAACAAAAGTGCAAAAACTAGTGTTCTCTGGGGTTGGAAATCGCGATGTATACAATATAACGGCCCCGTTTCAGTACGACGGGGAGGAATTCATCTTAGGAAGAGTTGAGGAACGGGATAGTGAGTTCTCTCAAGTCTTCTTTTTTACATGCAAAAATCAGGTTTGGAGTCCCCGAATACATACACACACTTATAACTTGCAAGATCCATGTATGACCATCATCAAAGGTGAATTAATAGTTGGCGGAGTTGAAGTCATCACGGCTGTCGATAATCCGAATAAGATTGTATCGTGGGTTACCCAATTTTATCGTGGGTTTCAAATAGATTCATTATGTCACTTCTCGTCTGGACCCGGTACGATGAAGGATATTCGTCTAATTGAGCTTAACGATGGTAGAGTAGGTGTCTTTACTAGACCGCAAGGAGCAAGAGGTGGAAGAGGGCAAATCGGATTTACAATCATCAACTCGCTGGAAGAGCTCAATGAGCAAACCTTCATAAATGCGGAAATTCTTAGAGAACAATTTGTCTCCGAAGAATGGGGCGGTGCGAACGAAGCGCATTTACTGGGGAATGGTCATATAGGCGTTCTGGGACATATAGCTTGCTTTGATACCGTAGGAAACAAGCACTATTATTCCATGGTCTTTTCGATAAACCCTGAGACCTGTGAAAAAACACCCATGAAAATTATTGCGGCAAGAAGTGATTTTCCAAGAGGCCCTGGCAAACGGCCTGATCTTGAAGATGTTATTTTTAGCGGTGGGCTTATACGGTTAGGCAATGGGCGAGCCGTACTTTCTGTTGGCGTTAGTGATGCTGAGGCTTATCAGATTGAGATCCCTGATCCATTTATGGAATATGAATAG
- a CDS encoding 50S ribosomal protein L25, whose product MSKFIQLNKRTGETKSHMNQARKQGRIPAVLYGIGKDTLSLEVNEKEMLDILKKNPRAILQGNTADEKVIPVVVQSVQKDAMSGNLLHIDFHHVNMTEIMDSKVTIQFSGEAIGIKSGGVLQIEIYEVEVRCMPGDLPTSMEVDISGLDAGDKLLVSDLIFKDGIEVLTDPNTVMIQIKTVHEEVEATA is encoded by the coding sequence ATGAGTAAATTTATTCAATTGAACAAGCGCACTGGTGAAACAAAGTCCCACATGAATCAAGCAAGAAAACAGGGACGCATCCCGGCTGTGTTATATGGGATTGGTAAAGATACTTTATCATTAGAAGTAAATGAAAAAGAAATGCTGGATATTTTGAAAAAAAATCCTCGAGCTATTCTACAAGGCAATACAGCCGATGAAAAGGTAATTCCGGTCGTTGTTCAGAGCGTTCAAAAAGATGCCATGTCTGGCAATCTGCTGCATATCGACTTTCATCATGTAAACATGACTGAAATCATGGACAGCAAAGTGACTATTCAGTTTTCTGGAGAGGCAATTGGCATTAAATCTGGCGGGGTACTGCAAATCGAAATCTATGAAGTAGAAGTTCGTTGTATGCCTGGTGATTTGCCGACTTCAATGGAAGTGGATATTAGTGGTCTTGATGCTGGCGACAAGCTTCTCGTTTCCGACCTGATTTTCAAAGATGGCATTGAAGTGTTGACGGATCCGAATACGGTTATGATTCAAATTAAAACCGTGCATGAGGAAGTCGAAGCAACAGCCTAG